A window of the Butyricimonas virosa genome harbors these coding sequences:
- a CDS encoding ribonuclease Z: MKFELTILGCGSAVPTLQRNAAAQVLNVLERYFLIDCGEGTQQQLRRFRVPYNKINHIFISHLHGDHFFGLIGLLSSFSLQNRRAELHIYSDKRLQEIIEFQLKVMNSRLNYPLIFHHLDREPGLIYEDRMMTVHAFPLKHRYEAPVTGFLFAEKEKERNIKREMTDAFQVPVAFMHRLKKGEDFVTPDGEIIANGRLTTAPPAPRSYAYMTDTLFRESFAEYVKGVDLLYHESTYGNEFADLAKETFHSTAGQAARMAVLAGVKHLLLGHFSSRYPDPAPLLEQAREVFPNTDLCYDGAIFELPAVKRG; the protein is encoded by the coding sequence GTGAAATTCGAATTGACTATATTAGGGTGCGGTTCTGCCGTACCCACGCTTCAAAGAAATGCTGCCGCTCAGGTACTCAATGTACTTGAGCGGTACTTTCTTATTGATTGTGGTGAAGGTACTCAACAACAGTTGCGACGTTTCCGGGTGCCGTACAATAAGATTAATCATATTTTTATTTCTCACCTGCACGGGGATCATTTCTTCGGGTTGATCGGTTTGCTTTCCAGTTTCTCGCTACAAAACCGACGTGCCGAGTTGCATATCTATTCCGATAAGCGTTTACAGGAGATCATTGAATTCCAATTGAAGGTGATGAATTCCCGTTTGAATTATCCTTTGATTTTTCACCATCTGGATCGTGAACCCGGTTTGATCTACGAGGATCGTATGATGACGGTTCATGCTTTTCCATTGAAGCATCGTTACGAGGCCCCGGTGACGGGTTTTCTGTTTGCCGAGAAAGAGAAGGAGAGAAATATTAAAAGGGAGATGACCGATGCTTTTCAAGTGCCCGTGGCTTTTATGCACCGATTGAAGAAGGGGGAGGATTTTGTTACTCCTGATGGCGAGATTATCGCGAATGGCCGTTTGACAACGGCACCACCTGCACCCCGTTCGTATGCTTACATGACCGACACGCTTTTCCGGGAGTCTTTTGCCGAATACGTGAAAGGGGTCGATTTACTTTATCACGAATCCACTTACGGGAACGAGTTTGCCGATTTGGCCAAAGAGACATTTCACAGTACCGCGGGACAAGCGGCGCGAATGGCCGTGCTTGCTGGGGTGAAGCACCTCCTGCTAGGACATTTTTCATCCCGTTATCCCGATCCGGCTCCTTTGCTAGAGCAAGCCCGAGAGGTTTTCCCGAACACGGATTTGTGTTACGATGGGGCAATATTCGAACTACCTGCCGTGAAGAGGGGGTGA
- a CDS encoding fimbrillin family protein, whose amino-acid sequence MKIESWLHILVFLLLCGCSGGGGEEEVTPPTEPETPKVQIALNCGIASRATETSFESGDKVGLFVVNYNGSSAETLQNTGNHADNVKFTYSSAWTPEREIYWKDETTKADFYCYYPYATITDVAEYKFSVNADQATEAKYKASDFLLGKTGGVSPSSDAVDITLKHVFSCMQINVAAGKGYTEEELNEVVESVTVHGVSTGASINLSTGAVKAEGGEKMITPWKDGEYYKALIVPQSVAEVGLIVVLINKKEYTLKKAFTFETNKRYKFTVTVDKTNEGINVGIGNWEEDGVDHGGVAE is encoded by the coding sequence ATGAAAATAGAATCTTGGTTGCACATTTTAGTTTTTCTTTTGCTGTGTGGATGTTCGGGAGGAGGAGGTGAAGAGGAGGTGACGCCTCCGACAGAGCCGGAGACTCCGAAAGTACAAATAGCTTTAAATTGCGGTATTGCTTCCCGGGCCACGGAAACGAGTTTCGAGTCGGGGGATAAGGTCGGTTTGTTCGTGGTGAATTATAACGGTTCTTCTGCCGAAACGTTGCAAAATACGGGAAATCATGCGGATAATGTGAAGTTTACTTATTCTTCCGCGTGGACCCCGGAGCGGGAGATTTACTGGAAGGACGAGACGACGAAGGCTGATTTCTATTGTTATTATCCGTATGCGACCATAACGGATGTCGCGGAGTACAAGTTTTCCGTGAATGCGGATCAAGCGACGGAAGCAAAGTACAAGGCATCCGATTTCTTGTTGGGAAAAACGGGTGGCGTGTCTCCGTCGAGTGATGCGGTTGATATTACTTTGAAGCATGTTTTCAGTTGTATGCAGATCAATGTGGCTGCCGGTAAAGGGTACACGGAGGAGGAATTGAATGAGGTTGTCGAGAGCGTGACCGTGCATGGTGTCAGTACCGGGGCTTCGATTAACCTGTCAACGGGAGCGGTGAAGGCGGAAGGCGGGGAGAAGATGATCACCCCTTGGAAGGATGGCGAGTATTACAAGGCATTGATCGTGCCGCAATCTGTCGCGGAGGTTGGTTTGATTGTCGTTCTTATTAACAAGAAAGAGTACACGTTAAAGAAGGCTTTCACGTTTGAAACGAATAAACGGTACAAGTTTACAGTTACAGTCGACAAGACGAATGAAGGGATAAATGTCGGCATTGGGAACTGGGAAGAGGATGGTGTTGACCATGGTGGGGTGGCAGAATAG
- a CDS encoding LruC domain-containing protein: MKKVVYILSCISLFLSCSDKDVYKAPETDLNLLKPYEDMEVVVPEGYASIVKLYDDTLAICSYSTTISIPTFRASKLGRASENSPITIENVKNENNYYQGVLNTWQVVAFEDSREGDYDYNDLIIHVNWSIRENNYTISVQPVALGSSKKIKLGFEKMDGNISSVNEVIVAEDCRKELFEGREGFINTFSGKGKVIINNGKYKYQKELAKQSNDLRCAVNWFIEVDGGTRLYAITNNPICLNQEGRPYGLIFTRIYDEYTYCNEKGERCGVDWFLYPQELVNISDIYDFDDYMKTGDISIFRTPKEGFYDAIGKGEPMGKEGLVYCPNSLYNVKL; encoded by the coding sequence ATGAAAAAGGTGGTGTATATTTTGAGTTGTATTTCATTGTTTTTATCATGTAGTGATAAAGACGTGTATAAAGCTCCGGAAACGGATCTGAATCTGTTGAAACCATACGAGGATATGGAGGTCGTCGTTCCGGAGGGGTATGCCTCGATTGTCAAGTTATATGATGATACCTTGGCAATTTGTTCTTATTCAACAACAATTTCGATCCCTACTTTCCGGGCGTCTAAATTGGGTCGGGCATCTGAAAATAGTCCGATCACGATTGAAAATGTAAAGAATGAGAATAATTATTATCAAGGTGTGTTAAATACTTGGCAGGTTGTGGCTTTTGAGGATAGTCGGGAAGGAGATTATGACTATAATGATTTGATCATACACGTGAACTGGAGTATTCGGGAAAATAATTACACGATATCCGTTCAGCCAGTTGCTTTAGGATCTTCCAAAAAAATTAAGCTGGGATTCGAGAAAATGGATGGTAATATTTCGAGTGTGAACGAGGTGATCGTGGCCGAAGATTGTCGGAAAGAATTGTTTGAGGGGAGAGAGGGGTTTATCAATACTTTTTCCGGCAAAGGAAAGGTGATTATTAATAATGGTAAATATAAATACCAGAAAGAGTTGGCGAAACAGAGTAATGATCTTAGATGTGCCGTGAATTGGTTCATTGAAGTAGATGGCGGGACAAGATTATATGCTATTACGAATAATCCGATATGTCTTAATCAGGAAGGAAGACCTTACGGATTGATATTCACTAGAATCTATGATGAGTATACTTATTGTAACGAGAAAGGGGAGCGTTGTGGAGTTGACTGGTTTCTATATCCCCAAGAGCTTGTGAATATATCTGATATTTATGATTTCGACGACTATATGAAAACAGGAGATATTTCTATTTTCCGAACTCCCAAAGAAGGTTTTTATGACGCCATAGGGAAAGGAGAACCGATGGGAAAAGAGGGGCTGGTATATTGTCCGAATTCGTTGTATAACGTGAAACTATAA
- the rpsA gene encoding 30S ribosomal protein S1 has protein sequence MAEEQKEMQVELAQEETKKVAPVATTSAEADENFDWEAYANDDVIPASEKEELVNRYAETLSSVVEKEVVEGTVISMNKREVVVNIGYKSDGIISLNEFRYDPELKVGDKVEVYVETQEDKKGQLTLSHKKARALRSWDRVNAALENDEIIKGYVKCRTKGGMIVDVFGIEAFLPGSQIDVKPIRDYDIYVGKTMEFKVVKINQEFKNVVVSHKALIEAELEQQKKDIISKLEKGQVLEGTVKNITSYGVFIDLGGVDGLIHITDLSWGRVNHPNEIVELDQKLNVVILDFDDEKKRIALGLKQLTPHPWDALSADLKVGDRVKGKVVVMADYGAFVEIAPGVEGLIHVSEMSWSQHLRSAQDFMKVGDEVEAVVLTLDRDERKMSLGIKQLKNDPWQNIEEKYAVGTKHKAIVRNFTNFGVFVEIEEGVDGLIHISDLSWTKKVKHPAEFTQIGAEIDVVVLEIDKDNRRLSLGHKQLEENPWDVFETIFTVDSIHEGTITEIFDKGAVIALPYGVEGFATPRHLVKEDGTQAKVDEKLPFKVIEFNKGAKRIILSHSRIFEDEQKAADNAKKKDEASATKKAVKKVKEKLEKTTLGDITELAALKDQMEAKEEEEKNN, from the coding sequence ATGGCAGAAGAACAAAAAGAAATGCAAGTAGAGCTTGCACAAGAAGAAACCAAGAAAGTTGCTCCTGTAGCAACAACAAGCGCTGAGGCTGACGAGAATTTTGACTGGGAAGCTTATGCAAATGATGATGTAATCCCCGCATCAGAAAAAGAAGAATTGGTTAACAGATATGCCGAGACTCTTTCATCTGTAGTAGAGAAAGAAGTTGTTGAAGGTACTGTTATCTCAATGAACAAGAGAGAAGTCGTTGTAAACATCGGTTACAAGTCAGACGGTATCATTTCATTGAACGAATTCCGTTACGATCCGGAATTGAAAGTGGGAGATAAAGTAGAAGTTTACGTTGAGACTCAAGAAGACAAAAAAGGTCAATTAACTCTTTCTCACAAGAAAGCAAGAGCTTTACGTAGCTGGGATCGTGTTAACGCAGCGTTGGAGAACGACGAAATTATCAAGGGTTACGTTAAATGTCGCACGAAGGGCGGTATGATCGTTGATGTATTCGGTATCGAGGCATTCTTACCGGGTTCTCAAATCGATGTTAAGCCGATTCGTGATTATGATATCTATGTTGGCAAGACCATGGAATTCAAAGTGGTTAAAATCAACCAAGAATTCAAGAACGTTGTTGTATCTCACAAAGCTCTTATCGAGGCTGAGTTGGAACAACAGAAGAAAGATATCATTTCTAAACTGGAAAAAGGACAAGTACTTGAAGGTACTGTTAAAAATATCACCTCTTACGGAGTATTCATTGACTTGGGTGGCGTAGACGGATTGATTCACATCACAGACCTTTCTTGGGGTCGCGTAAATCACCCGAACGAAATCGTTGAGTTGGATCAGAAGTTGAACGTTGTTATTCTTGACTTCGATGACGAGAAGAAACGTATAGCTCTTGGTTTGAAACAATTGACTCCGCATCCGTGGGATGCTTTGAGCGCAGACTTGAAAGTGGGTGACCGTGTGAAAGGTAAAGTAGTGGTTATGGCTGATTACGGTGCTTTCGTTGAGATCGCTCCGGGTGTAGAAGGCTTGATCCACGTATCCGAAATGTCATGGTCTCAACACCTACGTTCTGCTCAAGACTTCATGAAAGTGGGAGACGAGGTAGAGGCTGTTGTTCTTACCTTGGATCGCGACGAAAGAAAGATGTCTTTGGGTATCAAACAACTGAAAAACGACCCGTGGCAAAATATCGAGGAGAAATATGCTGTTGGTACGAAACACAAAGCTATCGTGCGTAACTTCACGAACTTCGGTGTATTCGTAGAGATCGAAGAAGGAGTTGACGGATTGATCCATATCTCTGACTTGTCTTGGACGAAGAAAGTAAAACATCCGGCAGAATTCACTCAAATTGGTGCTGAAATCGATGTTGTAGTTCTTGAAATCGACAAGGATAACAGAAGATTGAGCTTGGGTCACAAACAGTTGGAAGAGAATCCTTGGGACGTATTCGAAACGATCTTTACCGTTGATTCTATCCACGAAGGAACGATCACTGAAATCTTTGACAAGGGTGCTGTTATTGCGTTACCTTACGGTGTAGAAGGATTTGCAACTCCTCGTCACTTGGTAAAAGAAGACGGAACTCAGGCTAAGGTTGACGAGAAATTACCATTCAAGGTGATCGAGTTCAACAAGGGTGCCAAGAGAATTATTCTTTCTCACTCTCGTATTTTCGAAGATGAGCAAAAGGCTGCCGACAATGCCAAGAAGAAAGATGAAGCTAGCGCTACTAAAAAAGCAGTAAAGAAAGTAAAAGAGAAACTGGAAAAAACAACTTTAGGTGATATCACCGAGTTGGCTGCTTTGAAAGACCAAATGGAAGCTAAAGAAGAGGAAGAAAAGAACAATTAA
- a CDS encoding KilA-N domain-containing protein, translated as MAKITVKDTKVNVIKVNDEDYICLTDMLRAKDGDFFITDWLRNRNTLEFIGIWEKVYNPDFNYGEFAIIRNQSGLNSFKISVKEFVAHTNAMSLQAKAGRYGGTYAHKDIAFEFAMWISPEFKVYIIKEFQRLKNEEQRLLGWTAKRELSKINYRIHTDAIKQNLIPTEVTPAQASIIYAEEADVLNVAMFGMTAKMWREQHSELKGNIRDYASINELICLSNMENLNAVFIDQGIPQGERLIKLNRIAIQQMRVLEDDGNRKLLK; from the coding sequence ATGGCAAAAATTACAGTAAAAGACACCAAAGTGAATGTTATCAAAGTCAATGACGAGGACTATATTTGCCTAACAGATATGTTACGGGCCAAAGACGGTGATTTCTTTATTACAGACTGGTTACGTAACCGAAACACGCTTGAATTTATCGGAATTTGGGAGAAGGTGTACAATCCTGATTTTAATTATGGCGAATTCGCCATAATTAGAAACCAGTCGGGACTTAACAGTTTCAAGATAAGCGTCAAAGAGTTTGTGGCACATACTAATGCCATGAGCCTGCAAGCCAAGGCCGGCAGGTATGGCGGTACCTATGCGCATAAGGACATTGCTTTTGAGTTTGCGATGTGGATAAGCCCTGAATTTAAAGTTTATATAATCAAAGAATTTCAGCGACTGAAAAACGAAGAGCAACGATTACTCGGTTGGACCGCCAAACGTGAGCTATCAAAGATTAACTACCGCATACACACCGATGCCATCAAACAGAATCTTATCCCGACAGAGGTCACTCCGGCACAGGCAAGTATCATCTATGCAGAAGAGGCCGACGTACTTAACGTAGCCATGTTTGGTATGACTGCTAAAATGTGGCGTGAACAGCATTCCGAATTAAAAGGCAATATCCGTGATTATGCCTCCATCAACGAACTGATTTGCCTTTCTAACATGGAAAACCTAAATGCCGTGTTCATCGACCAAGGTATTCCCCAAGGGGAACGACTCATAAAGCTAAATCGGATTGCCATTCAGCAAATGCGTGTATTGGAAGATGACGGGAACAGGAAGCTGTTGAAGTAA
- a CDS encoding fimbrillin family protein translates to MEKRYCVLVACMMAFLCLLFACQKDDGVMGGEDTRLPIDLSGEIDQVMLSRVNDGGFCDKDVIGVYIVDYEGGKPGELKLEGNRASNVQFTYNEANNKWSGAYDIYWKDSKTPIDVYGYYPWNSQESIGEYAFEVQKDQSKAGENGNLGGYEASDFLWGKAEEVAPSTKVIRLAFRHKMSTARVTLVEGEGFAEGEWTGLEKQVLVTNTKRKALIDLKTGNVTATGTVAITGTIPYQKDGEFRAIVVPQEISTGTELFKITVDGVVYAFKKNEAFTYVSSKMHNFTIKVNKKENTGAYEFVLVSESITAWEVDMITHDATAKEYIVIESEAGKLKEAIKAANKDFRELQNLKITGEINADDFYFMRDSMGRLQALNLKEVRIVKFGEDGYFKDDMIPNQAFQDKTSLQFIVLPDQLKVIGESAFFRCQALSGSLIIPEGVVEIKNSAFSECSGMRGTLVLPSTLEYIGFDAFDKCGFIGELKLPEKLKYIGEQAFCWCPNFVGTLILPENLQYLGASAFAWTGGFTGSLKIPQGIVEIPIQAFSSAGFDGTLILHDGITMIGQRAFESCKFKGELNLPKKLLILENDVFVSCNFSGELKFPPNLRDIGVRAFAYNIRLSGVLDLPQTVKSIGGSAFQSCRIEEIIFPENLEYIGSSNAEWGGAFSECNNVGRIVCKGMIPADVIAGAFNGVPKDNFTLEVPEAVVEQYRAAPGWRDFKRIAAHRELVCRPSVVKALNGKSKRQLVLDAEGKWEVVSKPDWCTLSAMSGEKKTELTLTIDAGSENREGEIVFKLDEYDYTTTCRVAQYFYEHEEDEEIILQTHSRGKGINLVFLGDGFNAENISNGDYLRVMNEQMERFFDIEPYRTYRDYFNVSTAIAVSQESGIGTVNTIRRTKFETTFAGGVGLRGDYSAIFDYAMKVSSVDESNLNQSLIIVTPNTIDYGGITEMWEDGSAIAFCPLSEDTYPYDARGIIQHEAGGHGFGKLGDEYIYHNGFIEFCCPLDFATLNYGKSLGWYENLSLTGKMHEVPWSHLIFDDRYSDVVDIYEGGFKHARGVFRSEQNSCMNNNISYFSAISREAIVKRIMEYAGESYSFEKFVENDKRDAVNSLSRSAERLGVTVRGNQYAPRIHKGKPDILK, encoded by the coding sequence ATGGAAAAAAGATATTGTGTTTTGGTTGCATGCATGATGGCGTTTTTATGCTTGCTTTTTGCCTGCCAGAAAGATGATGGAGTGATGGGAGGCGAGGATACTAGACTTCCGATTGATTTATCCGGGGAAATTGATCAGGTGATGTTGTCGCGGGTGAATGACGGGGGATTTTGTGATAAGGACGTGATTGGGGTTTATATCGTGGACTACGAAGGGGGAAAACCCGGAGAATTGAAATTGGAAGGAAATCGGGCTTCGAATGTGCAGTTTACTTACAATGAAGCCAATAATAAATGGAGTGGGGCGTATGATATTTACTGGAAGGATTCGAAAACTCCGATAGATGTGTACGGGTATTATCCTTGGAATTCTCAGGAGAGTATAGGTGAGTACGCTTTCGAGGTACAGAAGGATCAGTCGAAAGCGGGGGAGAATGGGAATCTGGGAGGTTACGAGGCGAGTGATTTTCTTTGGGGAAAAGCAGAGGAGGTGGCTCCTTCGACAAAAGTGATCCGCTTGGCATTCCGGCATAAAATGAGTACGGCACGGGTGACGCTTGTGGAAGGAGAGGGGTTTGCCGAAGGAGAGTGGACGGGATTGGAGAAACAGGTGTTGGTGACGAATACCAAACGAAAGGCGTTGATTGATTTGAAGACGGGAAACGTGACGGCTACGGGAACGGTTGCTATCACGGGAACGATACCTTATCAGAAAGACGGGGAATTCCGGGCCATTGTCGTGCCGCAGGAAATAAGTACCGGGACGGAGTTGTTTAAGATCACGGTAGATGGTGTGGTGTATGCTTTTAAAAAGAACGAGGCGTTTACTTACGTGTCTTCGAAGATGCATAATTTCACGATAAAGGTGAATAAGAAGGAGAATACCGGGGCATACGAGTTTGTGCTGGTGAGCGAGTCGATCACGGCATGGGAAGTTGATATGATAACGCATGATGCGACGGCAAAGGAGTATATCGTGATTGAATCCGAGGCTGGGAAATTAAAAGAGGCGATTAAGGCTGCGAATAAGGATTTCCGGGAGTTGCAGAATTTGAAGATTACGGGAGAGATTAATGCGGATGACTTTTATTTTATGCGGGATTCGATGGGGCGGTTGCAGGCGTTGAATTTGAAGGAAGTGAGAATTGTAAAGTTTGGAGAGGACGGTTATTTCAAGGATGATATGATTCCTAATCAAGCGTTTCAGGATAAGACTTCTCTTCAATTTATTGTTTTGCCAGATCAATTAAAAGTAATAGGGGAGTCTGCATTTTTTCGTTGTCAAGCTTTATCTGGTTCTTTGATAATCCCGGAAGGTGTAGTTGAGATTAAAAATAGTGCTTTTTCAGAATGTTCTGGGATGCGAGGAACGCTGGTGTTACCTTCGACATTAGAATACATTGGATTTGATGCGTTTGATAAATGTGGTTTTATTGGGGAGTTAAAATTACCAGAAAAATTGAAATATATTGGAGAACAAGCCTTTTGTTGGTGTCCAAATTTTGTCGGGACTTTAATACTACCGGAAAATTTGCAATATCTTGGAGCAAGTGCGTTTGCTTGGACGGGTGGTTTTACAGGAAGTTTAAAAATACCACAAGGAATAGTGGAAATTCCAATACAAGCATTTTCGTCAGCTGGTTTTGATGGAACTTTGATATTGCATGATGGGATTACGATGATAGGGCAGAGAGCTTTTGAATCCTGTAAATTTAAAGGGGAATTGAATCTCCCTAAAAAATTGTTGATACTTGAGAATGATGTTTTTGTGAGTTGCAATTTTTCCGGAGAATTAAAGTTTCCACCTAATTTACGAGATATAGGGGTACGTGCTTTTGCGTATAATATAAGATTAAGTGGAGTATTAGATTTACCTCAGACTGTAAAAAGTATTGGAGGAAGTGCATTTCAATCATGCAGAATAGAAGAAATTATCTTTCCAGAAAATTTAGAATATATAGGTTCTTCTAATGCTGAATGGGGAGGAGCTTTCTCTGAGTGCAATAATGTTGGTCGTATCGTTTGTAAAGGTATGATTCCTGCTGATGTCATTGCGGGAGCGTTTAACGGTGTTCCGAAAGATAATTTCACATTGGAGGTGCCGGAGGCTGTTGTTGAACAGTATCGTGCAGCTCCGGGATGGAGGGATTTTAAACGAATTGCGGCACATCGGGAATTGGTGTGTCGTCCCTCCGTGGTGAAGGCTTTGAATGGGAAATCAAAACGACAATTGGTTTTGGATGCAGAAGGGAAATGGGAAGTTGTGAGTAAACCTGATTGGTGTACGTTATCTGCTATGAGTGGAGAGAAAAAGACTGAATTGACACTTACGATTGATGCCGGAAGTGAGAACAGGGAAGGGGAGATTGTGTTTAAGTTGGATGAATATGATTATACGACGACTTGCCGTGTTGCGCAATATTTTTACGAACATGAAGAGGATGAGGAAATTATTTTACAAACTCATAGTAGGGGTAAAGGGATTAATCTGGTGTTCTTAGGTGACGGGTTTAATGCGGAAAATATCTCCAATGGGGATTATTTGCGGGTGATGAATGAGCAGATGGAGCGTTTCTTTGATATTGAGCCTTATCGTACTTATCGGGATTATTTCAATGTTTCAACAGCAATAGCTGTTTCTCAGGAAAGCGGGATTGGTACGGTGAATACTATTCGGCGTACGAAGTTTGAAACGACATTTGCGGGAGGAGTCGGATTACGGGGAGATTATAGTGCGATTTTTGATTATGCGATGAAAGTGTCCTCGGTAGATGAGAGTAATCTGAATCAATCACTAATTATTGTAACGCCGAATACGATTGATTACGGTGGTATCACTGAAATGTGGGAGGATGGTAGTGCTATTGCTTTCTGCCCGTTAAGCGAGGATACTTATCCTTACGATGCTCGGGGGATCATTCAGCACGAGGCCGGAGGACATGGATTCGGAAAGTTAGGGGATGAATACATCTATCATAATGGGTTTATTGAATTTTGTTGTCCTTTGGATTTTGCTACGTTGAATTATGGAAAGTCATTGGGTTGGTATGAAAACTTGTCCCTTACCGGAAAGATGCATGAGGTGCCTTGGTCTCATTTGATTTTCGATGACCGATATAGTGACGTGGTGGATATTTACGAGGGAGGATTCAAGCATGCACGCGGGGTTTTCCGTTCGGAACAGAATAGCTGTATGAATAATAATATATCCTATTTCAGTGCGATCAGCCGGGAAGCGATCGTGAAACGAATCATGGAATATGCCGGAGAATCTTACTCGTTCGAGAAGTTCGTGGAGAATGACAAGCGAGATGCTGTTAATTCATTGTCTCGTTCTGCGGAGCGTCTGGGTGTTACGGTGCGGGGTAATCAATATGCACCCCGGATTCATAAGGGGAAACCGGATATTTTGAAATAA
- a CDS encoding DUF5723 family protein — protein MKKSFTFLKVSCVAVLLSIMWISEGLAQGLRTSYFMDNVPARLKMNPALQPARGYFNIPAIGAIGLSASSNKLSIDDFIDIIENENDFLNSDKFISRLDNKNTMNIDLTVDIISFGFYSGKGFWTVNLGARSIISASIPKKMFEFARYANIDPDSFEELNTQYDIRDIELHADIFTEIGLGYSRPVTKDLTVGGRVKVLVGLGNLDAKIDQIYANVNTSDISSYQSWKVKTKGRLETSMKGLEFGYSSDGGYIDDIDFDSPGVSGYGFGIDLGASYNFLGCINVSAAILDLGFISWTKSSTTIATTDSEHDYGDFTNFDPDNYETYEAGDVFDFDLIQFQTEEKTKSRSTSLRSTLNLGAEYTLLNNKLGFGLLSSTQFTQPKAYSELTLSANYRPRNWFGATLSYSFLHSDFETLGIGLKLGPVFIGSDYLMTKSAGDANRVNAYLGVSVPLGKKRLDYRR, from the coding sequence ATGAAAAAAAGTTTTACCTTTTTGAAAGTTAGCTGTGTGGCTGTACTCTTGTCTATCATGTGGATTTCTGAGGGTCTTGCACAAGGACTTAGAACTTCTTATTTCATGGACAACGTTCCGGCCAGACTTAAAATGAACCCTGCCTTGCAACCCGCCAGAGGATATTTTAATATCCCGGCTATCGGTGCCATCGGATTATCTGCTTCTTCAAACAAATTGAGTATCGATGATTTTATCGACATTATCGAAAACGAGAATGACTTTTTGAATAGCGATAAGTTCATCAGTCGTCTGGACAACAAGAACACGATGAATATCGACTTGACGGTAGACATTATTTCTTTCGGTTTTTACAGCGGGAAAGGATTTTGGACCGTAAACTTGGGAGCCCGCTCCATCATTAGCGCATCTATCCCAAAGAAGATGTTCGAATTTGCCCGCTACGCTAATATTGATCCAGATTCATTCGAAGAGCTTAACACACAATACGACATTCGGGATATAGAACTCCACGCAGATATTTTCACTGAAATAGGATTGGGATATTCACGTCCGGTAACAAAGGATTTGACTGTCGGGGGACGTGTGAAAGTTTTAGTTGGACTAGGTAATCTAGACGCTAAAATTGACCAAATCTACGCAAATGTAAATACCAGCGATATTTCAAGCTATCAATCGTGGAAAGTAAAAACCAAAGGACGTTTGGAAACTTCCATGAAAGGATTAGAATTTGGGTATAGTTCAGATGGTGGATATATTGATGATATTGATTTCGACTCGCCCGGTGTATCCGGTTATGGATTCGGCATCGACTTAGGGGCAAGTTATAATTTTCTTGGTTGTATTAATGTATCAGCTGCCATTCTCGACTTGGGATTCATTAGCTGGACAAAATCATCCACCACGATTGCCACAACTGACAGCGAACATGATTACGGTGATTTCACTAATTTCGATCCAGATAATTATGAAACTTATGAGGCTGGAGACGTGTTCGACTTTGACTTGATCCAATTCCAAACGGAAGAGAAAACCAAAAGCCGGAGTACCAGTCTTCGTTCAACCTTGAACCTCGGAGCAGAATACACCCTTTTGAATAACAAACTCGGATTCGGTCTATTGTCCTCTACTCAATTCACTCAGCCTAAAGCTTACTCAGAATTGACACTTTCAGCAAACTACCGTCCGAGAAACTGGTTCGGGGCAACATTAAGTTACTCTTTCTTACATAGTGACTTCGAAACACTGGGAATAGGCTTAAAATTAGGCCCTGTTTTCATCGGTTCCGACTATTTAATGACCAAATCAGCAGGTGATGCCAACCGGGTAAATGCCTACTTAGGTGTTAGTGTTCCTCTTGGCAAAAAGAGACTAGATTATCGTAGATAA